The window GCAAGGCTTTCACACTCGTTGAACTGTTGGTCGTGATCGCCATCATTGGCGTCCTCGTTGGCCTGTTGTTGCCAGCCGTCCAGGCCGCCCGCGAGGCCGCCCGCCGGATGTCGTGCCAAAACAACCTGCATCAAATGGGCATTGCCCTGCACAACTACCACGGCATCTTCAATCAGTTGCCCAGCGGTTGGTTGGCCGACGATATCGATCACCACGAACCCGGCTGGGGCTGGGCCGCCGCGATCACGCCGCAAATTGAAAGCGGAAACATCTACGACACCATTCAATTCGGAATGGCCATCGAAGAAGACGAGAACCAACAAGCACGTGAATCATCGATCCCAAGCTACATGTGCCCCAGCGATCCGCTAGAGACACTGTTCTTCATCGCCGAAGCTCACGGGGATGGTCATGGGCACGAACATGACCACTCAGCAGCGCTGGATGACGACGACGATGATCACGACGACGAACACGAGAGCGGGCACAACGTCGACGACGGCGACGAGTTCTTGTTCAAAATCGCCAAAAGCAACTACGCCGGTGTGTTCGGAACGTTTGACATCCACGACGACATGTATCACGGCGACGGTTTGTTCTACGGTAACAGCCGCCACCGTTTCCGCGACGTGCTGGATGGACTGAGCCAAACCGTGATGGTCGGCGAACGCAACAGTCGTTTGGGTGGCTCGATTTGGCAAGGGCTGATCCCCGAAGCCAATGCCGCCGCGTCTCGCATCGTTGGTGCAGCCGATCACACTCCGAACAGTGATGCCGGCCACTTTGAAGACTTCAGCAGCTACCACGCCGCCGGTGCACAATTCGTCCTGAGTGATGGATCGGTGCGAATGCTGTCGCAGTTCATTGACTTGAAGGTCTACCACGCCTTGGTGACCCGTGCCAATTACGAAGTCATCGAAGCCGACTCCTTCTGATCAGGCCGCCGACTTCCGGGCTGCTTGGCTTGGCGCTAGCCAGCCTCGCATGCCATCCAGATCCGCCGACCAGGCTTCACTGGTCCGGCGGTCACAGAACGTGTGGAACAACCCGTCGATTGTGTCGCTGAGCGTTCGCACCGCTTCGATGCGATCTTCGGGTCCGAAGTCGTCGTCGTCTTCGTCCAAGTGAATTCGAGCGCCACTGATTCCGAACGTCTCCGCTTGCAGAGTCAGGTCAAATTGCTGGCCTTCGCGAATCAACGTCATACCTGTTTTGCGAGGCAACTTGCCACTTTGGATCGCACGCATGGCCTCGGGCAATTTGACAGGGCACTCCGCGGAAATGGACTCTTTGCCGGACTCTCCGATGGGACATTCCAGCGAAAGCGTCTTGGCCAGCATCAGCGTGACTTCGGTTCCGTCGAACGTTTCAATCGTGTCGGTTTCCGTTTCCAGCATCCACCACAGCCACAGCAAAAACTCGTTGCCAAGGAAGTCTGGTGACTGGGAATGCTCGTTCGCCCAAGCGACACCGCTGAACCCTTCACCGGTGACGAAACTGGCGGGCATCACATCATCCATTTCGGCATAGCGATCGTTGTCGCGAGCCCAATCCTGCGCGACGACACCCGCACTGATGTGCCCGCATTCGATCCCGAACACACGTTCGAGCAGATCGACGCAGTGACCACAGCCGGTCCCTGCGGTCCCGCCGTAGTAAAGCAAATCGCGACTGCAGTCCCACAACAAAGCATGCTGTTGAAACTTGCGATATTTGCCCGTTGCGGCTTCATTTTCACAGCGTTGCTCGACCGCTTCCTTGGCTTCTTTGCGTTGCGACTTCGTCGGTTTCCCGCCTGGGTTTTCACGGCTCAATGCCGCGAGCTCCATCGACAACCAAGCCTTCTTGATCACCGACGGCACTTGGTTGGTGTCGACGCGAACACCAAAGTGCACAGCATCATCGATGATGTTTTTCGCCAGATCAAAATCTTGATCGAAAAGGTGATCGCCGCCCAGAAAACCCAAATGCACGTTTTCTTCGTTGGCGGTTTCCGTTCGCCCGGCCACGTTCTCTGCCATCCGCTCGATGTGTTCTTGCCCAAATGGGCCGTCTTCAAATTGATTGACGCGAAATCGTTCAAAAGAAAGGCTACCGGAGAGAAACGGCATGAATGAGAATCCCAATCAATCGATGAGCGGAAGAAACCAGCCACTCCGTGTCGGCTGTGTCGTTGGCTTATCGTCCAACCTCAGCCTAGAAATTGCCGCGCTATCGCCAGACCATCGCAACACCGCAACCTGCCCAGCCGGAATAACCGGCCGGCGACGACCACTCACGAGACCGGCTTTTCCGCCGACTACTTTTTCGCTGGCGTCGGAGCAACAAAC of the Rhodopirellula baltica SH 1 genome contains:
- a CDS encoding DUF1559 domain-containing protein — translated: MTSGTSLRKAFTLVELLVVIAIIGVLVGLLLPAVQAAREAARRMSCQNNLHQMGIALHNYHGIFNQLPSGWLADDIDHHEPGWGWAAAITPQIESGNIYDTIQFGMAIEEDENQQARESSIPSYMCPSDPLETLFFIAEAHGDGHGHEHDHSAALDDDDDDHDDEHESGHNVDDGDEFLFKIAKSNYAGVFGTFDIHDDMYHGDGLFYGNSRHRFRDVLDGLSQTVMVGERNSRLGGSIWQGLIPEANAAASRIVGAADHTPNSDAGHFEDFSSYHAAGAQFVLSDGSVRMLSQFIDLKVYHALVTRANYEVIEADSF